A section of the Streptomyces sp. SLBN-118 genome encodes:
- a CDS encoding dirigent protein — MPEQVFQLVARQTQISSIDVDGSSGPSQGDELVVSGDLLRDSATVGNFGEVCTTTRTAPGDEFDLQCAGSLSLTQGQITFQGRFNVTAAGPGDVSLAITGGTGSYRTARGFIHADNVSDTDTQLTVHLIR; from the coding sequence GTGCCCGAGCAGGTTTTCCAGCTGGTGGCGAGGCAGACCCAGATCAGTTCCATCGATGTGGACGGGTCGTCCGGGCCCAGCCAAGGGGACGAACTCGTCGTCAGCGGGGATCTCCTCCGTGACAGCGCCACGGTCGGCAACTTCGGCGAGGTCTGCACAACGACCCGAACCGCCCCTGGTGATGAGTTCGACCTGCAGTGCGCGGGCTCCCTTTCCCTGACCCAGGGGCAGATCACCTTCCAGGGACGGTTCAACGTCACCGCTGCCGGCCCCGGCGACGTCAGCCTCGCTATCACCGGAGGCACGGGGAGCTACCGCACAGCCCGCGGCTTCATCCACGCCGACAATGTCAGTGACACGGATACCCAGCTCACTGTCCACCTCATCCGCTGA
- a CDS encoding DUF6480 family protein — MSADHPEYNPDPDPRHTAGLEGGSVPLGETPPAESSTSSGAGPRETRTRGWAKGPMAAIAVLVLLIAAFFLVYALVLIF; from the coding sequence ATGAGTGCTGACCATCCCGAGTACAACCCCGACCCCGACCCCCGCCACACGGCCGGACTGGAAGGTGGTTCGGTGCCCTTGGGGGAGACCCCGCCCGCAGAGTCGAGCACTTCCTCCGGGGCCGGCCCGCGCGAGACGCGTACACGTGGCTGGGCCAAGGGCCCGATGGCAGCGATCGCCGTGCTCGTCCTGTTGATCGCGGCCTTCTTCCTTGTCTACGCGCTCGTGCTGATCTTCTGA